A DNA window from Candidatus Protochlamydia naegleriophila contains the following coding sequences:
- the atpG gene encoding ATP synthase F1 subunit gamma: MVSLRDIRKRLQSIQNIQQLTKAMEMVAASRLHHVQMKVKQSRPYVNKIKDILDQLSQVASTDYCHPLLEQREVKKVGVVVIAADMGLSGSYNKDVFSATNKFLKSYKQDQVELILVGRKAVEYYRRRSWPIRYELEEWGEKLTQQQVMTFANDLVSWFLLGELDEVWFVYTHYITMMSRKVVVEKFLNISQSSKEESKGAAEYLFEPAPQEIYGAILLRYCLTKVQTTLNEAYASELAARIFAMKAATTNADDMIEKLTLVRNKVRQAGITKEMLEITSGAEGLK; this comes from the coding sequence ATGGTTAGTTTAAGAGATATTCGCAAACGTCTACAGTCTATTCAAAATATCCAGCAGCTGACGAAAGCGATGGAAATGGTTGCCGCTTCTCGTTTGCATCACGTTCAAATGAAAGTAAAGCAGTCGCGCCCTTATGTGAACAAGATTAAAGACATTTTAGATCAGCTAAGTCAGGTTGCTTCGACAGACTATTGTCATCCACTTTTAGAGCAAAGAGAAGTGAAGAAAGTAGGTGTTGTTGTTATTGCGGCAGACATGGGATTGTCAGGCTCTTATAATAAAGATGTTTTTTCGGCTACGAATAAGTTTTTGAAGTCGTATAAGCAAGATCAAGTAGAACTTATTTTGGTTGGACGCAAAGCTGTGGAGTATTATCGCCGCCGCTCCTGGCCAATTCGCTATGAGCTTGAAGAGTGGGGTGAAAAACTCACACAGCAGCAGGTGATGACATTTGCTAATGATCTTGTCAGCTGGTTTTTGCTAGGCGAGTTGGACGAGGTCTGGTTTGTCTATACCCACTACATCACGATGATGTCGCGTAAAGTCGTGGTAGAGAAATTCTTGAATATTTCCCAGTCATCTAAAGAAGAGTCTAAGGGCGCTGCAGAGTATCTTTTTGAGCCAGCTCCCCAGGAAATTTACGGCGCTATTTTGCTCCGCTACTGCCTGACAAAGGTGCAAACGACATTAAATGAAGCCTATGCTTCAGAGCTTGCTGCGCGCATTTTTGCCATGAAGGCAGCGACCACAAATGCTGACGATATGATTGAAAAGTTAACGCTTGTGCGAAATAAAGTCCGCCAAGCGGGAATCACCAAAGAAATGCTGGAAATTACTTCTGGCGCGGAAGGATTAAAGTAA